The nucleotide sequence cacaattttttattacaaagtTGCTTATTTTAATACTTTAACAAATATCTCAAAGCTACTCGTTATCATTCTCCTTGCAAATAAATCGTTGATTCGTCGCATttcttgcttcttttttttttttttttttttttaaattaacctAATCTCAATACATATCTGTCCATTTCTCCTAAGAAACTGTaacaattttatatttgaagATATCATTTGGAGCATGTCACGTTTACTATACACAGTCTTGGATTTAGGAAAAGAGTTCACTTATTATGTATTAGAGACACAACTTAGTTAATAATTATTGTGCTTTAATGGGTCGAACGGTGGAGTTGAATAGATTCACGGCCTAATCAAGGACATGGTAGGAAATATATTGGaacatgaaaaattgaaaaactagATATCAAGTTTTACATTGGATAGATTTATTGTtgtataaattgaaaaaaatgtaaGTTATACATTAGATGGATCATACACATTGGTAGTATTTAAATAGTAGGAGTGTACCTTTAAGTGGGTACATACTTTTGTGAACAAAGTaagcatttttttcttaatccccaatttttgatgaaatattttggAACTCAGTCTGAATTATTTTGGTGTGAAATCTAAGATAATTGGGTATTTGATCTGGAATATTTTAATGTTcaatctaaattattttgatactcaatgtGAGATATGTGAgttacttgtttccaaagtttcacATAGATTAGTTgtgaattttctttataaatagaAAGTATACATAGTTCATTTGGTACACTGAAAAAGGCTTATGggttatcaatatttttttcttctcttctacCTTTGATTTGTGTTAACAAGTTGTTCTTCTATCCATTTCCTTTCTTTTGTCCTTTTGATTTCGAGTGATATTCataccatatttgagtggtgaTAATTTTAGAATGGTTTTCTTCAGTGTATAAATCTTACGATGAACTTGGTTGTTTTATCATGAATGCGACACAATTGATAATCTACCTTACACAACTTAGGATAGTGTCGGGAAACATATTGAAGAGATCAGTCTGGTTGTGAGTCAACCCAATAATCTCTTTGGTGGTATTAGTTTCAAGTTATTTTCGAATTCTAAATCCAACAATTTTAGGacgtttaagaaaaaaatcgcAATGACTGCCGAAGCAATTACTTGTTTTGGTTTAGTCGATGTTGGCTTTAATAAGTAGTTTTGGTTTCAAGGAAGTCAAATTAAACAATGGCAACATACGATGTATTTTACTTTACTACGAAAAAAGGTTGCCAACGTTTTGAAGGAACACATGCTTGTGATGCCTATGATTTCGGTTCCATCTGGATTAGATAATAACGCCTATGATTTCGTTTCCATCTGGATTAGATAATAACGGTAAGACAACTATGGATACATATACGTTTGATCATGTTGATAAGCAAAAAGCATgttgaaaaggaaaaacaagCCAGtagagaaagcagagttgctgcTATTGAATTATCCCTGCTATTTCGAATGGACTCGTAGACGATCTATATGATTACAAGTCATTGCGACAATGCTAAACAAGTTTGGGATGCTATAGAGAAAGAGTATGATGTGATCCTAGGGTAAGCAAAGAGCAGATGACTGATGATAAATCTGTTGAAGGTAAGAAAAACACAAGTAAGGGGTTTGagttatgttttctttttcataaatttttttctaAGTTAAAACGAATCAGATGATAAGAAATATAAgtaggggagagagagagagagtagaaatcaacaaatatatttatagtggTGCACCCCACAATCCGAGATTAAGTCCAGTTTTGTCACACTTGAGAGATTATTCCACTATAATCAATTTAGAGGACACCAAATCTAAGATTTCCTGCCTCTCCTAGAGGACTTCATATAATTCAACATAATGTTCTTACaagaatatgttgtttgttaaCACTTTAGACTCAAAGAGTGATAAACTAATTTAAGCACAATACAAATGATTTTGAATCTAAAGATTTTTTTCTAAATGTTTTTTGCGCTAGAATTTTATCATAGTTTTGGCACATTTTAAAACGTTTAGTTCTCTATATTTCTTTAAACACTCAAGGTCCATTTATAggagatttaaatatagtcgTTGTTTGAAGAGAGAGACAACACATCAAGATTCCTTGAGACGTTTCCTCATATCTTAAATCTTtgcttattaaggataattatgTTGAATAGTACTTTAGAATTGCTTTGCTTATTTAGGAATGATCTGATGCTCCATTTTGACTTTCACAAAAGTTTGTATGTTTCTGCAAAGTGTCTTTTTAAAATCACCAAGGAAAAAACGTATTATTGATCATGGACAATGACATTTCTTCATAATAGGATAAAACTGGCCATATAATCTTCAGAGTGTTGGCCATTGGCTTTACCTTTCATAACTTTGTCTTCAGATCTAAGCTTGTCTTCATAACTTTATGCATATTTGCTCAATGCTTTGATTTTTCGTTGACTATCTTTAGAGTAGAGGTTTGTCATCAGAGCTTGTCGTGTCTTCAGAGTCAAGTTTTAATTCTATGGTTTTACACACATGAATAAACTTTAGAGTATCAAATTGTTCTTCTATACATTGTTATCATAAAAACCTTAGAGATTGTGTTCTAAAATACATCTTGGTTCAACATTTGTGAAGAAACAATCTCATAAACTTCAAAGGATAGCTCATTAAATCGTGTCAGAAGGTATGTAGTAAAATGGAAAATTTCAAATTGCTACTATAATTAACAAACTGCTTTCTACTTGGAAGGACTTCAATACCTTTCTTAGGCACAAAACTAAAGAGTTTTCACTTGAAAGTCTGATTACCTGGCTTCGAATTAAAGAAGAGTTGAGGAAACAAGATCCAAAAGAATTGGTGGCTTTTGTGCCTACCTACAAACaaattaagaatcataaatgTCATGTGAATAAGAATTCAAATTAGAATTAGAACGGGACCTCCAAAAGGCCTAAAACCATCAACAACCTCCTATAAATGATTATGTATCGCAATTCATCTACTACAATTGAGGAAAGTAATGTCATATGGCATGCAAGTGTAGGAACAAGCAAAGCAATGCTCCGCAGGCTAAATTGGAAACTGAAGAGTTGTTCACGACTATTATTATTGAAGTCAACCTAGTTGGCAGATTTGATAGATGGTGGATGAACATTGGTGTCACTCGTCATGTCAGCTTTGACCGTGTTATGTTCAAGACATACATTGCTTCTCAAGATCAAAAAGTGTTGTTGGGAGATTTTCACCCAACTAATGTTGCACTAAAAATGGATCTCACACGTACAATTCAATGAGTATTATAAAGGGCATATAATCATTCATGCAACAACTGCACTTTATTCTCATTGGTGGGAGGAAAATTAGTAGTAGCTATCCTATTTAATTTGGGTGAAGTGTCTGATTGGTGGTAGGAAATTTTATTGACCGTTGGTTATGTGCTAACCAGAGTAGCCAAGACTAAGAACAAAAATTCtccctacaaaattttgaagaaaatgcaACCCaacttgttttattttcaaacatCGGGGTGTCTTACCTATATTTGGATTCCACCAGGCCTCAAGCGAGCAAAACTCGCTAGTAGGTTACTTTGAACAAACTAACTTAATAAATGAAGCATGCTAACGAATAAGTTATGTTGTTTAACCAAAAAAACGGGAAACACATAGGAATATAGGACCATGTAGGTTACTTTGAGCAACTAACTTAATAAATGAAGCATGCTAGTTGTTGTACTTAAAGAAAAACATGCATACATGATGTATAGATTAAACATATACATTGAGCACCAAACTTAATAATTGAAGAAGTTGTAAACCTTTCTTTGAGGgaacatttattttaatcaagaTTGGTAGAATTACTTTTGGACAATTAGGTagttgcatattttttttttttttgttaattagagCACATGTGTCAGTAATTCCAGCAACCATTGTTTGCAAGACTTTTAGAATTTGCTATAACAGTCGGTTGGTAAGACTTTTAAGATTTAGAATTTTAGATATAAACTTAGTAAgaaattgttaattgttataaGCGCTTTTGAATTTGATAGAGTAAGAGCACaattaaaattacaaagttTTGTTGTTATTCTTCAAGTTTTCAGCTTCTTATATAGGCAAAGATTATTAAGATGTTGAGAAGGTGCCAGCGCATTAAGAGTCCTTGAGAAACATCAAATCAAAGACATTGGAATGTTGCCTGGCATGGTTAATGTCGTTTGAAAAGACATTTGAAATCCATTGCTGCAAATAGAATTATTCGTTTCATTCAGTTTGTCCTTGAATTTGACTAAACACGTGGTTCAAAAGAAAGACAAATTGTACTAGCTATCTGAAAGTGACCCTTCTcagaagaagataaagatgaaTTGGCTTCTGGGTCCCTCATAGTCTAGATGCCACAAAGTCTGGATGACTCTAAGTCTGAGTAACTCAAAGCCTGATGATCCAGAATCTGGTCATCACATAGCTTCTAGGTGCAACTCTTCTTTTGTTCCAAAGTGTTGAACGTCGGTGGCATCCAAGACAGAGAGGTCAGCATGTTGGGAGGTTAACCATTGTGCCTCTAATTACCCGAGAATTGTATTATATGAGAATGTTGCTTAATGTTCAAGTTGGGTGTACATGCTATGCGGATATTCAAACTATTGATGGTTGTGTCTTCGATACTTTTCATGAGACATGTGGAGCTTTAGGGTTGTTGGGTGATGATCGTGAATTTATTGATGTTATCAAGGAAgtttatgttgttgcttatggtCATACTCTTTGTAAGATTTTTGAAACTTTGTTGCTTTATATGTCCATGAGTGACCTCATGAGAGTATGGGAACAGACTTAGGAAAAGTTGGTTTATGGCATTTTGTATGCTAAATGTCAATGTTTGAATTTTCAGGTTTGTTGGCGGTTATgaatatttatgtattttttatgtttttaaaattgtttgatattttgattttgagattttaacgtttttttgattttttttttctagagtTGATCATTTCCCCACAAGAATTGAAGCATGTTTGTTTGAAGGAGATTGACGAATTTCTTCATCCAAATGGAAAATGCTTAGCTGACTTTGATTGTATGCCCTAGGTTGTCTCATCAGTTTCTTGTGATAATTTGTTATTGGTCAATGAATTATCTTACGATCGTGTAGATATGTTTCTCAAACAAGATCACTATTTTAGTACTTTGAATCCAAAACAACTCTTTGTTTATCAACAGATCGTTTGTGTGATTGATGGTGATTTGCGTTCTATGTCTTTTGTTGATGGTTATGGTGGAACTGGCGAAACTTATCTTTGGAATGCACTTTCATTTCGTTTTCGATCAGAGAGTAAAGTTTTGCTTAACGTTGCTTCGAGTGGAATTGCATCGTCACTTATTCCTGGTGGTAGAACTGCTCACTCCCAATTTTCCATTCCATTGGATTTATCTACAGAGTCATGTTGACGGATTgaggaaaaaaagtaaaaaggcACTTTTGATGATTATGACGAATTTGATCGTATGAGATGAAGCTCCCATGATCAATAGATGGGCATTTGAGGCTTTTGATAGGACCTTGAGCAATGTAATGACCAGTGTTGTAGATGGTGCGAAGGATTTACCATTTGGTGGAAAGACGATTGTCTTTGGTGGTGATTTTTGTCAAATATTGTCAGTAGTTCCTAGAGGTGGCCGGGCGGATATTGTTTATGCAACTATTAGCTCTTCTCCTCTTTGGTGTGTATGGAAAGTGTTGAAACTCACAAGAAATATGAGGTTGCAATTTTCAGGTGATGCAGATAAAAATCAGTCTTTAAGGTTGTTTGCTAAATGGATACTTGACATTGGTGATGGAAAGTTTGGAATTGATGACGATGGTGAAGCTGTTGTTGATATACTTGATGATATTTGTATCCAAACTTATGGGAACCATATAGGTTATATTGTTGACTCCACTTATCCATATTTACTTGATAACATGAATAACTCCAGTTTTTTGAAGGATCGGGCTATTTTAACGCCTACATTGGATTTAGTTGAAAATGTTAATGATTACGTCATGTCTTTAATCTAAGAAGAAGGCAAAGAGTATTTTAGCTGTGACACAATTTGCAAGGTTGATGAAGATGTTGGTAATGATCGTAGGTGGATAATCATTGAGTCTCTGAATGACATAAAGTGATCTGGAATGCCTAATCATATATTGCATTTTTAAATTGGAGTTTCAATGATGTTGATGAGGAATATTGATGTTGCGTTTGGTCGCAATGGAAAACGTTTAATTATTGTGGGATTAAGACAAAATGTCACACATGCTCAGGTTTTGAATGGTCCTTATGGATGGTGAACGTGTTTATACTTCGGGCATGAATTTGATACATTTTGATTCAAATATAGCTATCGcgttctaaaggaggcaatttcctttggttttgtgttttgcaatgactattaacaTGAGTAAAGGATAAACTTTGTCGAATGTTGGATTTTATTTACCTCGAGCCGTGTTTTCTCATGGTTAACTCTATGTTGTCGTCTCTAGGGTGAGAACATGAGAAAGGTTGAAAATATTAATAGTTGATGAGAATGGTCAATCGGCGAAATAACTCTCAATGTCGTGTATAAAGAagtttgggttaatagtgttttacctccatgtaatataggtcattttcagtttaccccttgtaatatattttttttttttagatttcatcattgtaatttaaagattctttggtttttgACCTTTATGAtgtcaaattacaaaatttatggTACTTTCGCCCctttgtaatttgagaaaattttggtttaccccctatcatattattgattttgtacagtcaaaatccATGAAGGGGGTAAACCagaaatcttcaaattataaggacgaaattcaatttttttttacagggaatAAACTAAAAATACCATATATTACAAGAGATAAAGCATTATAAATTCAAGAAGTTTTCCAAAAGATTTGATCATGTACTCTTATTTATGGCTTGATATTTTTATGGCGAGTCTTCTgagttatatattatttattattgtcaCTTTTGGTTATTATCTCTTTAATTCTTCTcttactgtattttttttaaggtttattGGTGAATTAGGGTTCCCTCATAGGTTCGTCTTGATGTTGCTTAGTAATAATAGTAATGTTTGTCAAGTTCACCAATGTCTTCTTAATGGTTCTTAAAAATAACCAATGTTGCTAAGTAGTAATAGTCATGTTGTTTGTTGAAGTTCAAGAATGTCTTCTTGATGGTTCTTAATAATAGCCGTCATCTTCGGTGTCGTGATATGTATTGCTTGGTTGATTGTGTTCCATTTAACTAATATGAGCCTGGGcaaaaattgcacattttctgCGGATAATTTTATAGATTTATAGTATAATGTTGCTTCCTTCCCGTGGATAATTGCATATTTTCTGCGGATCCTAAAATCCTAAGGAAACAATTACCCACGAAGGTATTATATTTACCTGGGAACCTAAATCCATGGCAAAATTCGCAGGAAAAGCGAGAGATTCTTGTAATGGTTGGTCTTGCTACAAAGAAAGTAGAAACTGAGTCTAGGCTAATGCCGCCCCTgctctattttgtattttttgtgtgTTGCATCTTTAGTTGTTCGAAATTATCATATTTTGGCAACATGTTTGTAAATACAGtagaaactctttaaattaatactcagtaaattaataaactctctaaaataataaatttgtctgGTCCCGACTTGGGCCagtgtaaaaaattgaataattcgataaaataataagataataattttttgggagatccctttataattttcggtcccaagaaaatcataaattaataattcatagaaactgaaaaaaaatatattacactttgttgaaatatgattcaatagttgtttgttttcctttaaagtTCAAGTCTGTTTGGAGCTCATCTCTAACTTTTCTTATTGCATCCAATAGCTGaggtgttgtatttttgtattgtatcataAAGTTGTGAAGAGTGTTCGACGCCATAAGTGCTTCCTTTCGCGTAACAGGCTCCAAAGACACCGTATCATCTTCGTCGTCATCCTCTGCATTGTTCTCAATGATAGTACGCACAATATCTTATAAACTCTGAACCTCCGAACATGCTTCATTTTCACCTGGGTAGTTCATTAGATTGTCGATATCCATCTTATTACGATAGCCACATTGATTGATCATAGTCTGGAGGTCTTGAGTTTCTTCATCAAAAGTGGATTCATCCAAATTTCCTACAACGTCACTAGCTGAACGAATTTTACAGTGTCGGAAGCAATTCGCTATTGTTTCTTTTCGAACATCTATCGTCCAAGCTGGGATTGCCAAATTGATAGCATCAAGGACATTTATCTTCCCTGGATCAGATTGTCCCACCTCATAACCTTCCAATATTTTGCGGTAAAACCTTCTACGGTAATGCATCTTGAAAGCTCTTATTATCCCAGCATCGCAAGGTTGAATCTTTGATGTCATGTTGGGTGGCAAGAAGAACAACTCAGCGTTTCTTAGCCCTTCAATATTTCTTGGATGTGCTGGACAATTATCCACCACAAGTAGAACTCTTCTACCATGCATCATTTGGTCAAATGAACGAACATATTCATCAAAAAGCACACTAGTCATCCATGCTTTTTTGTTAGCTCGATACTGACAATCCAAGCTATTCATGTTGACATTCTTGAAGCAACGAGGCTTTGCATATTTCCCAATAATCCATAGAGGGATTTTTTCAGAGCCATCTTCATTGCAACAAATAACTACCGTCAGCctttctttatcttgttttcttCCTTCAAGTTGTTTTGTTGCCAGTGAATGATCAGCTT is from Medicago truncatula cultivar Jemalong A17 chromosome 1, MtrunA17r5.0-ANR, whole genome shotgun sequence and encodes:
- the LOC112418530 gene encoding CENP-B homolog protein 2-like, yielding MEKVVYEWFLQHQERVNITGELILQKARDTMKLLYPHDDSDFNFSTGWLGKFKHRHGIKSFRRFGESGSVDVQDMEQKLVSIREKIDQFPMKDVFNMDETGLFYRLQADHSLATKQLEGRKQDKERLTVVICCNEDGSEKIPLWIIGKYAKPRCFKNVNMNSLDCQYRANKKAWMTSVLFDEYVRSFDQMMHGRRVLLVVDNCPAHPRNIEGLRNAELFFLPPNMTSKIQPCDAGIIRAFKMHYRRRFYRKILEGYEVGQSDPGKINVLDAINLAIPAWTIDVRKETIANCFRHCKIRSASDVVGNLDESTFDEETQDLQTMINQCGYRNKMDIDNLMNYPGENEACSEVQSL